A segment of the Zavarzinia compransoris genome:
CCGGAGCCGAGGATCAGCACCCCCTCGTCGCGCAAGCCGCGCAGCGCCCGGCCGACCTCGAAGGCATGGCGGGGGCCGAGCGGGGTCTGCACCGACAATTGGGTGACCGGGACATCGGCCGCCGGATAGGCCAGCTTCAGCGGCACCCAGGCGCCATGGTCGAGGCCGCGGGCGGGATCGACCACGGTCCCGGGCAGCAGGGCGGCGACCCGCGCCGCCACATCCGGGGCGCCCGGGGCGGGATATTGCATCTCGAACAGCGCGCGGGGGAAGCCGCCGAAGTCATGGATGGTGCGCGGGCGTTCCACCGCCGACACCCGGGGCGCGGCGCTTTCCCAATGGGCCGAGACGACCAGGATCGCCTTCGGCGTTTCGATCTCGCGGCCGAGCCCGACCAGGAAGCGGTGGGCGGGACCGTCGTCCAGGGCCAGCATGGGCGAGCCATGGCTGACGAACAGGGCAGGCAGGCGTGACATGATCGTCTCCTCCGGGAAAAGCGCCGGTCCGGATCAGAGGGCGGCCAGCTTGCCCGGCAGCTTGCGGCCCAGGGCGAAGGCACCGGGGCCGGTCAGGGCCGAGGCGAGCAGCAGCACGGTCCAGGCCGCCGGGAATTCCCAGCCGCCGCCGGCCGCTGAAAAGCTCCAGCCGTTGCCGGCATGCTGCAGGGTCGCGCCGATCAGCACCGGGATCAGGCCGAGGGCGGCCAGGCGCGGCAGAACGCCCAGGATGAGGGCAAGGCCGCCCGCCACTTCGGCGAAGATCACCAGATAGGCGAAGCTGCCGGGATAGCCGATCGATTCGAAATAGCCGGCGGTGCCGGCCGGGGTGAAGGTCAGCACCTTCAGGATGAAGCCATGGGCCAGCGCCAGCACGCCCAGCGTGACGCGCAGCAGGAAGGCACCGAGGCCGGCGGTGGTGGATTCAGTCATGATCGAACTCCGATGCGGGGAAATCTGTCCTGCGCATCAATATGGTCCCCGCCCCGACATTATTGAAATTGATAGTGATGAATATCATTATTCACCGTGATGATATTCGAGAAGCTGGACCTCAACCTGCTGCGCCTGTTCGAGGCGGTGATGCAGACGGGCAATGTCACCCGGGCGGCGCTGCGCCTGGGGCTGACCCAATCCGCCGCCTCCAACGGCCTTGCCCGCCTGCGCGAGGGATTGGGCGATCCCCTGTTCATCCGCCGCCCCGGCGGGGTGGAGGCGACGGCCCGCGCCCGGGACCTGGCCGGCCCGGTGGCGGAAGCCCTGTCCCACCTGCGGCAGGCGCTGGACGGCCAGCGCCTGTTCGATCCCGCGCATGTGGAAACCGAGGTGGTGATCGGCACCTCCGACCATGCGGAACTGGTCCTGGGGCCCCGGCTGGCCACTCACCTGGCCGCGGCGGCCCCCGGGATCGCCCTGACCTTCCGCCATTGCGACCGTTCGGACGCGCTGGCCCTGATCGACGAGGGCGCGGTGCAGCTGGCGCTCGGCCCGCTGCCCGAGCCGCCCAGCCGCATGACCCGGCAATTCCTGACGCGGGAGGGGTTCGCCGTCCTGCTGCGGCCGGGGCATCCGGCGGCGGATGCCCTCGACCTCGACGCCTATATCGCCGGGCGGCACATGCTGGTCTCCGCCATCGCCAGCCGGGACGGGCTGGTCGACCGGCTTCTGGCGGAACGGGGGCTGGGGCGCCGGCTGGGCCCCGTCGCCTCGCATTATCTGGCGGCGGGCGCCATGCTGGCCGGCACCGACGACCTGCTGACCCTGCCGGCCTCGGTCGCCGCCGTGCTCGCCGCCGCCTTCGGCCTGGTCAGCCGGCCGGTGCCGCTCGACATGCCGGCCATGCGCCTGTCCATGATCTGGCACCGCCGCAATGCGGAAGCGCCGCTGCACCGCTGGCTGCGCCGGAGCGTCGCCCTTCTGGCGAAAGCCGGGCCCAGGGGGTAGAGTGCGCGCCGCCATGACCACGCCCGACCCGACCGCCACCGAATTGTCCCTGCTCGGCCACGCCGCCGGCCTGCCCGCCAGCCCGGCCGCGGCGGTGCTGGAGCGGATCGCGAACCCGCATCCGGGCACGGCCTATCTGGTGCGCTTCGTCTGCCCGGAATTCACCTCGCTGTGCCCGGTCACGGGCCAGCCGGATTTCGCCCATCTGGTGATCGACTATGTGCCGGGCGACTGGCTGGTCGAAAGCAAGGCGCTGAAACTCTTCCTCGGCGCGTTCCGCAACCACGGCGCCTTTCACGAAGCCTGCACGGTCGAGATCGGCAAGCGCCTGGTCGACCTGCTGGCGCCGGCATGGCTGCGCATCGGCGGCTATTGGTATCCCCGAGGCGGCATCCCGATCGACGTCTTCTATGCCACCGGCACCCCGCCCGAGGGCCTGTGGCTGCCGGACCAGGGCGTGCCGCCCTATCGCGGACGGGGCTGAACATGCCCCGCCCCGCCGAGCGCAAGGCCCCCGACGCCGCCGAAATCGAAGCCCGCGTGCTATACAAGGACAGTCTCGTCCTGATCATCGACAAGCCGGCGGGCCTGCCCGTGCACCAGGGCCCGGGCGGCGGGCCCAATCTCGAACAATCCTTCATACACCTGCGCTACGGCCTGCCGCGGGCGCCGTCGCTGGCGCATCGCCTGGACCGGGATACCACCGGCTGCCTCGTCCTCGGCCGGCACCCGAAGGCGTTGACCAAACTCGGCAAGATCTTTGCCGGCGGGCGGGCGAAGAAAACCTATTGGGCGGTGGTGCGCGGCCGCCCGGCGGCAGACCAGGGCACGGTCGAGGCGCCGCTGGCCAAGCTGACGCCGAAACGGGGCTGGCGCATGGTGATCGATCCCGCCGGCCAGCCCGCGGTCACCGACTACCGGGTGCTGGGCACCAGCGCCGACGGCGCCCATGCCTGGCTGGAGCTTCATCCCCGGACCGGGCGCACCCACCAGATCCGCGTCCATTGCGCCCATCTCGGCTGCCCCCTGGTGGGCGAGCCGATCTACGGCCGGCCCGAGGACGCCCCGGAGCCGGAAGACGTGCTGCATCTCCTGGCCCGGGCGATCCAACTGCCGCTCTATCCCAGCCGCGAACCGGTCGAGGCGACGGCGCCGCCGCCGGACCATATGCTGCCCCTGCTGCGCGCCTGCGGCTATCGGGATTAGGGACGACGCGACAGGATCCCGGCAGCGCCGCCGATCCCGGCGCGGAAGGCATCGTCGAAGGAAACGCCGGCCAGCGACCAGGGCGCCTGTCCCGCCAGGGTCCAGGTCACGCGCCAGCCCGTCGCCGCCTCGTCCCAGACCAGATCGCCGGTCAGGACGGTATCGGCGGCAAGGCCGGCGGCGACGCTATCCGGGGCGCTGCCGTCCGGCGCCGCCGCCGCGTCCGGCAGGACGAGGGGCAGGCCGAAGCGGGCGGCGGCGGCGTCCAGCGCCTCGACCTGGGCGCCGCGGGTCACCCCCGGGCCGCCGCGGCTGACCAGCCAGTCGCGGCCGTCGCGCCGGCTGACGACGACGACCCCCAGCACCGGCCGGTCCGCCGGCCAGGGCCGGCGGCCGAGGGCGGCGAGCATGCCGTCGATGGCGCCGGGGCTGAAGGTCGGGCGCAGGAAGAAGGGCCGGTCGCGCGTGCCCTGCTCGTCACCAAGTGGTAACCCCTTCATGCGATCTTCATATTCCAGGCTGACGATAGCCTCCGCCGCGCGGGCCTGCAGGGCCGGCAGCCGGGGATCGTCGGCAAGGTCGGGCCGGCCGGCGACCCGGACCAGCACTTCCGCCAGACAGACCCCGAGACCGCGCGCCCGTTCCGCCTCGCCCTGGCCCGTGACCACGGTCTCGCAGGCGGTCAGCCGCTCGACCACCCGCGCCCGGCCGGCATCGGGGACGAGAGCGGCCGCGACGCCGAGGAGAAAGGCCAGGATGCGCATGGCCCCAAGAATATTCCGCCCGTGGCGCCTCTGGAAGCCGTTGAGATGACTTCTCTTTGTAACGGTAACATAGTAAGAGTTGGCCTCAATCCCTGGTAGGCCAAGGGGTCGCCAACACTAAATAGATGAATACCTGCATAGGTCTATCCAAACGTCGCGATGAGTAAGAAACCCCTGACCCGCCAATATGCCGCCCTGCCGCTCGATCTTCGATCGGGAGAGATGGAGCTTGTGCTGGTGACGTCCAGGACCACTGGGCGCTGGATCATTCCGAAGGGCCGGCCGGAGCCGCGCCTGCCGGGCCATGAAGTCGCCCGCCGCGAAGCCTATGAGGAGGCGGGGCTGCTCGGCGTCACCGCGCATCGCGCCCTCGGCAGCTATATGGGGATCAAGGGCCAGGGCAATACGGCGATCCCGGCGCAGATCTATGTCTACCCCATGCGGGTGACCGGGGATCTGGCGGAATTTCCGGAAAAGGGCCAGCGCGAGATCATGCGGGCCAGCCTTCTCGAGGCGCTGATGCTGCTGTCCGACGGCGGCCTGGTCTCGCTGCTGCTGCGCCACGAGCATCAATTGATCGACAGACTGCCGCCGGTCGCCTAAGACCAAAGGCGGCAAGGCAGTCGGGGCAGGCAATCGGGTTCGGGGGTAAGACGATGGCGGAAGGCAGCGGCCGGCGGATGGCGCCCTCGCGGGGGCGGTCGGTGCTGCGGGCGAAATCGGCCCTGACCCGGGACCGCATCGCCGACGTCGCCCTGACCCTGTTCAACGCCCAGGGCTATACCGCCGTCACCACCAACCGCATCGCCGACGACTGCGGCATCTCGCCGGGCAACCTCTACTATCACTTCAGGAACCGGGAAGACATTCTCTGGTACCTGTTCGAAGGGGTGGAGAAGCGCATCCACCGCCTGTTCCTGGACCCCGCCTTCACCGAGACCGGGGTCGACCGGTTGCGGCTCCAGATCATGGGCGCCGCCGAGATCCTGGCCGAATTCCGCTTCTTCTTTCACGACCATATCGCGATCATGCGCCGCGATCCCCGGGTCGAGGCGTCCTACCGCGGTCTTCAGCGCGACGTCACCCGCGCGGTCGCCCGCGACCTTCAGCCCCTGACCGGCGAGGACGGGGAGCAATCCTTCCGCCTCGCCTCGTCACTGTGGATCGTCGCCACCGGCTGGGTGTCCTTCCTCGAAGTCCAGGGCACGGCAGTCGACCCGGTGAGCATTCTCTCCCTGGTCGATGCCGTGCTCGATCTGGTGCGGCCGCGCATCAGGCCGGCGGCGTGACCGCGTCCTCCGCTTCCAGGCGGCGGGCGGCGAGGCGCTTGGCGAAGCGCCGGGCGAAGGCGGCCTGGACATCGTCGACCACGGTGAAGACCACGGGCACATAGACGAGGCTGAGCAGGGTCGAAGTGATCAGCCCGCCGATCACCGCGATCGCCATGGGCGCGCGGAATTCCGTATCGGCGCCGATCCCCACCGCGATCGGCAGCATGCCCGCGCCCATGGCGACCGTGGTCATGATGATCGGCCGGGCGCGCTTGTGGGCGGCCTCGATCAGGGCGTCGCGCCGGCTCATGCCCGCGGCGCGCTGGTAGAGGACATATTCGACCAGCAGGATCGAATTCTTCGCCGCGATCCCCATCAGCATCAGGATGCCGATCAGCGCCGGCATGGACAGCGCCTCGTTAGCGATGAACAACAGGCCGAAGGCGCCGCCGATCGAGAGCGGCAGGGCGGTCAGGATGGTCGCCGGATGGGCGAAGCCCTTGAACAGCAGGACGAGCACGACATACATCAGGAAGACGCCGGTGCCGAGGGCGATCAGGAAGCCGGTCATCAGCTCGGCCAGATTCTCGACGTCGCCGGTGGGCAGCTCGATCACTTCGGGCGGCAGGTGGCTCATGGCCGGCAGGGCATGGACCCGGGCCGCGGCGACGCCGAGCGGGATGCCGATCAGTTCTGCCTCGATTGCGACGCTGGAGCGGCGGTCCAGCCGGTAGATCTGGGCAAGCCCGGTCCGGTGCTCGATATCGGCGACGGCGGCAAGCGGCACCGAGCCGCCGTCGCTGGTCGGCACGCGCAGGGCGGCCAGGGTTTCCGCATCCTTCCGGGCGCTTTCGGGGAAGATCAGGCGGATCGGGATCTGGCGGTCGGCCAGATTGAACTTGGGCAGGATCTGGTCGATGTCGCCAAGGGTGGCGACGCGGACGACGGCGGCCAGGGTCTCGGCCGTGACCCCCAGCGCCGCCGCCTTGTCCGGCTTCGGCACGATGCGGATCTCCGGCCGGGCCAGATTGGCGGTCGAGGCGACATTGGCGATGCCCTCGAGGGTACGCATCTCGCGCTCCACCTGGCGGGCGGTCGCCGCCAGGATCGCCGGATCGTCCGAGACCAGGGCCAGTTGCAGCTTGGCGCCCGACGAGCCGTCGGCGCCGAAGCGGACGCGGGTGCCCGGCACCTGGCGCAGCAGGGCGCCCACTTCGCTTTCGAAATCCTGCTGGTTCAGGGCGCGGTCGCCGCGCGGCACCAGGTTGACCGTGATGGTGGCGCGCCGCACCTCGCCCAGGATCGAGCCGACCGCCCCGGGACTGCCGGTCGCCGTATTGGTCCCGGTCGAGACATAGATCGACTTCACCTCGGGCCGGTCCTTCAGCTTGGCGGTCAGGGCCTGGGCGGCGGCATCGGTCTCGGCCAGCGAGGCGCCGGGCGGCAGTTCGACCGACATGACCGAGCGGCCCCGGTCGCTGACCGGCACGAAATCGTTCGGCAGCAGGGTGGTGAGGCCGAGGGAGCCGACGAAGATCCCGATCCCGGCGATAAGGACCAGGAAGCGCCGGTCCAGGCACCAGCCGAGAAAGCGCAGATAGCCGGGCATCCAGCGCGGCTCGCGGTGGGGATGGCTTTCCTCGCCGCGCAGCATATAGGCGCCCATCAGGGGCGTGAGCATGCGCGCGACCACCAGCGAGAAGGCGACCGAGACGCAGGCGGCAATGGCGAAGGACTGGAAGAACTGGCCGACGATGCCGGGCATGAAGCCGACCGGCATGAAGACGGCGATGATGGTCGCGGTGGTCGCGACCACGGCAAGGCCGATTTCGTCCGCCGCCTCCAGCGCGGCGCGATAGGGCTTCTTGCCGGTCGAGATATGGCGGACGATATTCTCGATCTCGACGATGGCGTCGTCGACCAGGATGCCGACCGTCAGCGACAGCGCCAGCAGGCTGACGATATTGATCGACTGGTCGAGGGCGAGCATGACCGCGAACGTGGGGATCAGGGACAGCGGCATGGCGATCGAGGCGATGAAGGTCGCCCGCCCGTCGCGCAGGAACCAGAACACCACCACGACGGCGAGCGCCGCCCCCAGGATCAGCGCCTCGACCGAGGCATAATAACTCTCCATCACGAAATCGACGGCGGAGGTCACTTCCTCGAACTGCACGTCGTCGCGTTCGGCGTCGAAAGCGGCGATCGCCTGGCGCACCGCCTGGGCGACATGGACCTCGGACGTCCCTTGCGAGCGGGCGACGCTGAAGCCGACCACTTCCTCGCCGTTGAAGCGGGCCCGCGCCCGCGGCTCGGCGAAAGCGTCGCCGACCGTGCCGATGTCGGACAGGCGGATGGCGCGGCCGTCCGGGAGGTCGATCCTGGTCGCCGCCAGGGCTTCGACCGAGGTGGCGCTGCCGACCGTGCGGATGGTCTGTTCGCCGGTGCCGATGGCGACGCGCCCGCCCGGCAGGTTGGTATTGGCCCGGCGCAGCGCCGACGACACCGCCTGGGCCGAGACGCCCAGGGCCGCCATGCGCTCCGGATTCAGCTCGACCCGGATCTCGCGGTCGACGCCGCCCTCGCGCAGGACGGAGGCGACGCCCTTCACCGCCAGCAGGCGCTTGGCGACGTCGTTGTCGATGAACCAGCTGCGCTCCGCCGGGGTCATGTCCGGGGCGCGCACGGCATAGATGAACAGGACGCCCGAGGCATCGACGCGGGAGACGACCGGCTCCTCGGCATCGCCCGGCAGGTCGCCGCGGACGGCGGCGACGGCATTGCGCACATCGTTGGTCATGCGGTCGATATCGACGCCCAGCTGGAACTGGATGCTGGTGACCGAGATGCCGTCGGAGACCGTCGAGGTGATGTGCTTGACCGAGCCGAGCCCGGCCACCGCATCCTCGACCAGGCGGGTGACCTGGGTTTCCAATTCGCTGGGCGCGGCCCCCGGCTGGGCCACGGTGATGGTGACGACCGGAATATCGACATCCGGCGTATTGTTGACGCGGAGCGCGATGAAGCCGATGAGACCGGCCACCGTCAGCACCATGAACAGGACCAGGACCGGGACCGGGTTGCGGATCGACCAGGACGACAGGCCGTTCACGAGCGTGCCTCCACCGTGCCGACCTTGTCGCCTTCTTCGAGGAAGCCGGCGCCCTGCACGGCGATACGGTCGCCCGGCTTCAGGCCCTCGCGGATCTCGACCTCGCCCTTGGGCCGGCTGCCGGTGACCACCGGGGTGAAATGGGCGGTGCCGGCGGCATCCAGGACGAACACCCCCTCAATGCCGTCGCGCCAGACGATGGCAGCGGCAGGCACCATCAGCGCCTCGACCGTGCCGAGATCGATCGCGCCGGTGGCGAACATGCCGGGGCGGAAGCCGGAATCGGCAGGCAGGGCCAGATGCGCGATGCCGAGCCGGGTGCGGCTGTCGACGGTCGGGCTGAGGCTGCGCAGGGTGGCGGCCACCGGCCGGCCGATGCCTTCCGCCGTGACCGTGGCGGCAAGGCCGGGCGTCAGGCCGGCGAAGGTCGCCTCCGGCACTTCGGCCTTCAGTTCCAGTCGGCCGTCGCGGATCAGGCGGAACAATTCCCCGCCCGTGCTCACGACCTGACCGAGATTGGCGCTGCGCCGGCCGATGATGCCCGCGGCCGGGGCCTTGACCACGGTCTGGTCCAGGCGGGCCCGGGTTTCGGCAAGGGCGGCCTCGGCCGCCAGGACCTGGGCGGCGGCGGTGCGCTCGGCGGCGATGCGCTCGTCCAGGCTCTGGCGCGAGACGGTGCCGCGCGGCTGCAGGTCCTGGGCGCGGGCGAGATTGGCCCGCGCCTCGGCCAGCAGGGCGCGGGCGGAGGTGAGGCTGGCCTCCTGCTGGGCCGATTGCGCCTTCAGGACGGCATCGTTCAGGCGCAGCAATATCTGGCCGGCCGAGACCCGTTCGCCTTCCTCGACCGCGACTTCGGTGATGGCAAGGCCCTGGGCCTCGGCGGCGACCACGATTTCCTCCCACGGCAGCACGGTGCCGGAGGCGATGATCTGGCGGGTCAGCGCCGTCGGCGTCACCGGCAGCACGGTGACGGTCAGGGCCGGGCCGCGGGCGCCCTGGGCCGCCTCCGGCCGGTCGCAGGCGGCAAGGCCGAGCACCAGCGCCAGCACGAGCCCCAAGCGCAGCACGGGCCCGCGGCGGGACGGCAGGGCGGGAAACGGGGGATGATGGGCCATGGCTGTACTCGCGACGATCTCTCTCCCTTCAACTAGTATATTGACTAACTCGTCGGTCAATGAAAAATTTAATCCATGACCCAAGAAGTTTTCCTGACGCGGGACGAGCGCCCGCTTTCCGAACCGGCCGAGGCGGCGGGCGTCGGCATCCGCCAGCGCCAGAAGGCGGCGCGACCGG
Coding sequences within it:
- a CDS encoding dioxygenase family protein, whose product is MSRLPALFVSHGSPMLALDDGPAHRFLVGLGREIETPKAILVVSAHWESAAPRVSAVERPRTIHDFGGFPRALFEMQYPAPGAPDVAARVAALLPGTVVDPARGLDHGAWVPLKLAYPAADVPVTQLSVQTPLGPRHAFEVGRALRGLRDEGVLILGSGSLTHNLYEFRSPVQEQPAKPWVVAFADWVAETIEAGDIDSLIAYREKAPFGPQNHPTEEHFLPLFTVLGAAFPGERVIARHRSYTYGILAMDAWGTAAA
- a CDS encoding DoxX family protein → MTESTTAGLGAFLLRVTLGVLALAHGFILKVLTFTPAGTAGYFESIGYPGSFAYLVIFAEVAGGLALILGVLPRLAALGLIPVLIGATLQHAGNGWSFSAAGGGWEFPAAWTVLLLASALTGPGAFALGRKLPGKLAAL
- a CDS encoding LysR family transcriptional regulator; translation: MIFEKLDLNLLRLFEAVMQTGNVTRAALRLGLTQSAASNGLARLREGLGDPLFIRRPGGVEATARARDLAGPVAEALSHLRQALDGQRLFDPAHVETEVVIGTSDHAELVLGPRLATHLAAAAPGIALTFRHCDRSDALALIDEGAVQLALGPLPEPPSRMTRQFLTREGFAVLLRPGHPAADALDLDAYIAGRHMLVSAIASRDGLVDRLLAERGLGRRLGPVASHYLAAGAMLAGTDDLLTLPASVAAVLAAAFGLVSRPVPLDMPAMRLSMIWHRRNAEAPLHRWLRRSVALLAKAGPRG
- the queF gene encoding preQ(1) synthase, producing the protein MTTPDPTATELSLLGHAAGLPASPAAAVLERIANPHPGTAYLVRFVCPEFTSLCPVTGQPDFAHLVIDYVPGDWLVESKALKLFLGAFRNHGAFHEACTVEIGKRLVDLLAPAWLRIGGYWYPRGGIPIDVFYATGTPPEGLWLPDQGVPPYRGRG
- a CDS encoding RluA family pseudouridine synthase, whose product is MPRPAERKAPDAAEIEARVLYKDSLVLIIDKPAGLPVHQGPGGGPNLEQSFIHLRYGLPRAPSLAHRLDRDTTGCLVLGRHPKALTKLGKIFAGGRAKKTYWAVVRGRPAADQGTVEAPLAKLTPKRGWRMVIDPAGQPAVTDYRVLGTSADGAHAWLELHPRTGRTHQIRVHCAHLGCPLVGEPIYGRPEDAPEPEDVLHLLARAIQLPLYPSREPVEATAPPPDHMLPLLRACGYRD
- a CDS encoding DUF2066 domain-containing protein, coding for MRILAFLLGVAAALVPDAGRARVVERLTACETVVTGQGEAERARGLGVCLAEVLVRVAGRPDLADDPRLPALQARAAEAIVSLEYEDRMKGLPLGDEQGTRDRPFFLRPTFSPGAIDGMLAALGRRPWPADRPVLGVVVVSRRDGRDWLVSRGGPGVTRGAQVEALDAAAARFGLPLVLPDAAAAPDGSAPDSVAAGLAADTVLTGDLVWDEAATGWRVTWTLAGQAPWSLAGVSFDDAFRAGIGGAAGILSRRP
- a CDS encoding NUDIX hydrolase gives rise to the protein MSKKPLTRQYAALPLDLRSGEMELVLVTSRTTGRWIIPKGRPEPRLPGHEVARREAYEEAGLLGVTAHRALGSYMGIKGQGNTAIPAQIYVYPMRVTGDLAEFPEKGQREIMRASLLEALMLLSDGGLVSLLLRHEHQLIDRLPPVA
- a CDS encoding TetR/AcrR family transcriptional regulator — translated: MAEGSGRRMAPSRGRSVLRAKSALTRDRIADVALTLFNAQGYTAVTTNRIADDCGISPGNLYYHFRNREDILWYLFEGVEKRIHRLFLDPAFTETGVDRLRLQIMGAAEILAEFRFFFHDHIAIMRRDPRVEASYRGLQRDVTRAVARDLQPLTGEDGEQSFRLASSLWIVATGWVSFLEVQGTAVDPVSILSLVDAVLDLVRPRIRPAA
- a CDS encoding efflux RND transporter permease subunit, producing MNGLSSWSIRNPVPVLVLFMVLTVAGLIGFIALRVNNTPDVDIPVVTITVAQPGAAPSELETQVTRLVEDAVAGLGSVKHITSTVSDGISVTSIQFQLGVDIDRMTNDVRNAVAAVRGDLPGDAEEPVVSRVDASGVLFIYAVRAPDMTPAERSWFIDNDVAKRLLAVKGVASVLREGGVDREIRVELNPERMAALGVSAQAVSSALRRANTNLPGGRVAIGTGEQTIRTVGSATSVEALAATRIDLPDGRAIRLSDIGTVGDAFAEPRARARFNGEEVVGFSVARSQGTSEVHVAQAVRQAIAAFDAERDDVQFEEVTSAVDFVMESYYASVEALILGAALAVVVVFWFLRDGRATFIASIAMPLSLIPTFAVMLALDQSINIVSLLALSLTVGILVDDAIVEIENIVRHISTGKKPYRAALEAADEIGLAVVATTATIIAVFMPVGFMPGIVGQFFQSFAIAACVSVAFSLVVARMLTPLMGAYMLRGEESHPHREPRWMPGYLRFLGWCLDRRFLVLIAGIGIFVGSLGLTTLLPNDFVPVSDRGRSVMSVELPPGASLAETDAAAQALTAKLKDRPEVKSIYVSTGTNTATGSPGAVGSILGEVRRATITVNLVPRGDRALNQQDFESEVGALLRQVPGTRVRFGADGSSGAKLQLALVSDDPAILAATARQVEREMRTLEGIANVASTANLARPEIRIVPKPDKAAALGVTAETLAAVVRVATLGDIDQILPKFNLADRQIPIRLIFPESARKDAETLAALRVPTSDGGSVPLAAVADIEHRTGLAQIYRLDRRSSVAIEAELIGIPLGVAAARVHALPAMSHLPPEVIELPTGDVENLAELMTGFLIALGTGVFLMYVVLVLLFKGFAHPATILTALPLSIGGAFGLLFIANEALSMPALIGILMLMGIAAKNSILLVEYVLYQRAAGMSRRDALIEAAHKRARPIIMTTVAMGAGMLPIAVGIGADTEFRAPMAIAVIGGLITSTLLSLVYVPVVFTVVDDVQAAFARRFAKRLAARRLEAEDAVTPPA
- a CDS encoding efflux RND transporter periplasmic adaptor subunit codes for the protein MAHHPPFPALPSRRGPVLRLGLVLALVLGLAACDRPEAAQGARGPALTVTVLPVTPTALTRQIIASGTVLPWEEIVVAAEAQGLAITEVAVEEGERVSAGQILLRLNDAVLKAQSAQQEASLTSARALLAEARANLARAQDLQPRGTVSRQSLDERIAAERTAAAQVLAAEAALAETRARLDQTVVKAPAAGIIGRRSANLGQVVSTGGELFRLIRDGRLELKAEVPEATFAGLTPGLAATVTAEGIGRPVAATLRSLSPTVDSRTRLGIAHLALPADSGFRPGMFATGAIDLGTVEALMVPAAAIVWRDGIEGVFVLDAAGTAHFTPVVTGSRPKGEVEIREGLKPGDRIAVQGAGFLEEGDKVGTVEARS